A part of Vespertiliibacter pulmonis genomic DNA contains:
- the artM gene encoding arginine ABC transporter permease ArtM, which translates to MFVEYFFKIAQGIPTSLLLTFVALLIAFFLAILLTFFLSMENKWIKGIIQGFLTLFTGTPLLVQFFLIYAGPGQFDWIVNSPLWSLFSNAWFCAMLALALNSAAYTTLLFHGAVKAIPKGQWETCEALGLNRLQTLKILIPYALKRALPSYSNEVILVFKGTSLASIITIMDIMGYARQLYGTEYDALTIYGIAGIIYLVITGIMTLILRQIERKALVFERVNNS; encoded by the coding sequence ATGTTTGTTGAATACTTTTTTAAGATTGCACAAGGAATTCCAACGAGCTTATTACTGACGTTTGTTGCATTATTGATTGCCTTTTTCCTTGCCATTTTGCTGACCTTCTTTCTTTCAATGGAAAATAAATGGATTAAAGGGATCATTCAGGGATTTTTAACGCTTTTCACGGGGACACCATTATTAGTACAGTTTTTCCTTATTTATGCAGGACCTGGTCAATTTGATTGGATTGTAAATAGCCCTTTATGGTCATTATTTTCAAATGCTTGGTTCTGTGCAATGCTTGCACTAGCATTAAATAGTGCAGCGTATACAACATTACTTTTTCACGGTGCGGTCAAGGCGATTCCAAAAGGACAATGGGAAACTTGTGAAGCGCTTGGATTAAATCGATTGCAAACATTAAAAATTTTAATTCCCTATGCGTTAAAACGAGCATTACCTTCTTATAGTAATGAGGTTATTCTTGTGTTTAAAGGTACGTCTTTAGCTTCTATTATTACGATTATGGATATAATGGGATATGCTCGTCAATTGTACGGAACAGAATATGACGCATTAACTATTTATGGAATTGCGGGCATTATTTATTTAGTGATTACTGGTATTATGACGCTTATTTTGCGCCAAATTGAGCGAAAAGCTTTAGTCTTTGAACGAGTGAATAATAGTTAA
- the ettA gene encoding energy-dependent translational throttle protein EttA encodes MSTQFVYTMHRVGKVVPPKRHILKDISLSFFPGAKIGVLGLNGAGKSTLLRIMAGIDKDIEGEARPQPGIKIGYLPQEPKLDPQQTVREAIEEAVSEVKTALTRLDEVYALYADPDADFDKLAAEQANLEAIIQAHDGHNLDNQLERAADALRLPDWDAKIEHLSGGERRRVALCRLLLEKPDMLLLDEPTNHLDAESVAWLERFLHDYEGTVVAITHDRYFLDNVAGWILELDRGEGIPWEGNYSSWLEQKEKRLAQEQATESARQKSIEKELEWVRQNPKGRQAKSKARMARFEELNSGEYQKRNETNELFIPPGPRLGDKVIEVEHLTKSYGDRTLIDDLSFSLPKGAIVGIIGANGAGKSTLFRMLSGQEKPDSGSITLGETVVMASVDQFRDAMDDKKTVWEEVSGGLDIMRIGNFEIPSRAYVGRFNFKGVDQQKRVGELSGGERGRLHLAKLLQVGGNVLLLDEPTNDLDVETLRALENAILEFPGCALVISHDRWFLDRIATHILDYGDEGKVTFYEGNFTDYEEWKKKTFGAEAVQPHRIKYKRIAK; translated from the coding sequence ATGTCTACACAATTTGTTTATACAATGCATCGTGTTGGTAAGGTAGTCCCGCCAAAACGACATATTTTGAAAGATATTTCATTGAGTTTTTTCCCTGGTGCAAAAATCGGTGTGCTTGGTTTAAATGGTGCGGGTAAATCAACTTTACTACGTATTATGGCAGGTATTGATAAAGATATAGAGGGGGAAGCTCGCCCTCAACCAGGCATTAAGATTGGTTATCTTCCGCAAGAACCAAAACTCGACCCACAACAAACTGTACGTGAAGCGATTGAAGAAGCAGTAAGTGAGGTTAAAACAGCGCTTACTCGTTTAGATGAAGTGTATGCTTTATATGCTGATCCTGATGCAGATTTTGATAAATTAGCAGCAGAACAAGCTAATTTAGAGGCGATTATTCAAGCACATGATGGACACAATTTAGATAACCAACTAGAACGTGCAGCAGATGCGTTACGCTTACCTGATTGGGACGCTAAAATTGAGCATCTTTCAGGTGGGGAACGTCGCCGTGTTGCTCTTTGCCGTTTATTGCTTGAAAAACCAGATATGCTATTACTTGATGAGCCGACAAACCATTTAGATGCAGAATCGGTAGCGTGGTTAGAACGCTTCTTGCACGATTATGAAGGTACTGTTGTTGCGATTACCCATGACCGTTACTTCTTAGATAATGTAGCCGGCTGGATTTTAGAGCTTGACCGTGGTGAAGGTATTCCTTGGGAAGGAAATTATTCCTCTTGGTTAGAACAAAAAGAGAAACGGTTAGCTCAAGAGCAAGCGACAGAATCTGCTCGTCAAAAATCCATTGAAAAAGAGCTAGAGTGGGTTCGCCAAAATCCAAAAGGCCGTCAAGCGAAAAGCAAAGCCCGTATGGCCCGTTTTGAAGAGCTGAACAGTGGTGAATATCAAAAACGTAATGAAACGAATGAACTCTTTATTCCGCCAGGTCCACGTCTTGGGGATAAAGTGATTGAAGTTGAGCATCTTACAAAATCTTACGGTGATCGTACGTTGATTGATGATCTCTCTTTTAGTCTTCCAAAAGGAGCGATTGTTGGTATTATCGGAGCAAATGGTGCAGGTAAATCAACCTTATTCCGAATGTTATCAGGGCAAGAAAAACCAGACTCTGGCTCAATTACTTTAGGCGAAACGGTCGTAATGGCATCAGTTGATCAGTTCCGTGATGCAATGGACGATAAGAAAACAGTTTGGGAAGAAGTGTCTGGTGGCTTAGATATTATGCGTATTGGCAACTTTGAAATCCCAAGCCGTGCTTATGTTGGGCGGTTTAATTTTAAAGGCGTTGATCAACAAAAACGGGTAGGTGAACTATCGGGGGGCGAACGTGGACGTTTACATTTAGCGAAATTGCTTCAAGTAGGCGGAAATGTCTTATTACTCGATGAGCCAACCAATGATCTTGATGTTGAAACACTTCGAGCGTTGGAAAATGCGATTTTAGAATTCCCTGGTTGTGCCTTAGTTATTTCCCACGACCGTTGGTTCTTAGACCGTATTGCTACTCATATTTTAGATTATGGTGATGAAGGTAAAGTAACGTTCTATGAGGGGAACTTTACAGACTACGAAGAGTGGAAGAAGAAAACATTCGGCGCTGAGGCAGTTCAACCACATCGTATTAAATATAAACGAATTGCAAAATAA
- a CDS encoding potassium channel family protein yields the protein MTRYFHTLTFLRIIMQLEQQKKRLKHFSKAVLTDIILYGLLLFTLAVISGAATFYHHIEGWNWVDSFYFSIITISTVGYGDFSPHTVAGKIFTIFYILVGLGLFVSVTANLGSHLYNSLTLHKEQK from the coding sequence ATAACACGCTATTTTCATACGCTTACTTTTTTAAGGATCATAATGCAATTAGAACAACAAAAAAAACGACTAAAACATTTTTCTAAGGCGGTCTTAACCGATATCATTCTTTATGGCTTACTTCTCTTCACGCTTGCCGTAATTTCTGGCGCAGCCACATTTTATCATCATATTGAAGGTTGGAATTGGGTAGATTCTTTCTATTTTTCAATTATTACTATTTCAACAGTCGGCTATGGTGATTTTTCACCCCATACTGTTGCAGGTAAAATTTTCACAATTTTCTATATCTTAGTAGGATTGGGTTTATTCGTGAGCGTAACTGCAAATCTTGGTAGCCATTTATACAATTCACTCACACTTCATAAAGAGCAAAAATAA
- the grxD gene encoding Grx4 family monothiol glutaredoxin, with amino-acid sequence METIERIQKQISENPILLYMKGSPKFPSCGFSARAVEAVINCQVPFGYVDILTNPDIRAELPKYANWPTFPQLWVEGELIGGCDIILEMFQKGELQTLLKEVAERHPA; translated from the coding sequence ATGGAAACAATTGAAAGAATTCAAAAACAAATTAGTGAAAACCCAATTTTGTTATATATGAAAGGTTCGCCAAAATTCCCATCTTGTGGTTTTTCTGCTCGTGCAGTTGAAGCGGTGATTAATTGCCAAGTGCCTTTTGGTTATGTTGATATTTTAACAAATCCAGATATTCGTGCAGAATTACCAAAATATGCTAATTGGCCAACATTCCCACAATTATGGGTTGAAGGTGAATTGATAGGTGGCTGTGATATCATATTGGAAATGTTCCAAAAAGGTGAACTTCAAACATTACTTAAAGAAGTTGCTGAAAGACATCCAGCGTAA